In a genomic window of Borrelia maritima:
- a CDS encoding ligand-binding sensor domain-containing protein, with the protein MKLVLNNLFKSRIICFTLFFSCLTTNRSIQDSHINDLVEKKKEVVITDDNQAINESKESEFKRDYLTGLKDNESFFLSNAFLKEDNFYFKKARESYAKNNIGLTNYYLNKIVANENKHSRELLAKANLFFGYVNYENGFYDLSEYNFDLFLKDYKYSHASLRSAELKYLVKEKSDAISAFKEINEFSISGYDKEIYAFLSNKLGVSHLNLKSLGFLDNSVFDVFVFNENVFVTNILGGLLRYNIKKNDYRVYLKDKKSIFLNGIRGFANYNGAIYIGGKNVVYCIDSADGDLKQINTPNNADFSNVQTLLGVRNGVFVGTLNSGLWFYDLKSWKKVSLGSNKISSMCFDSVRNLLLVGTVDKAIYSIDVDNWEKIEHLDFFSKNDNEKNINFIKGYKDSYFVGTYGGGLFELNLSKSSYKKHVIANNIDVNYFMDMEIKDKKLLFATFDHGLLIYDPENDNWNYFGPNNGLLNLNLIKVSRFENYVILGTLNNGLVFVDENIKKQL; encoded by the coding sequence ATGAAGCTTGTTTTGAATAATTTATTTAAAAGTCGTATTATATGTTTTACTTTATTTTTTTCCTGTCTTACTACAAATAGATCTATTCAAGATTCTCATATTAATGATCTTGTAGAGAAAAAAAAAGAAGTAGTTATTACTGATGATAATCAAGCTATTAATGAGAGCAAAGAGAGTGAATTTAAAAGAGATTATTTAACAGGATTAAAAGACAATGAATCTTTTTTTCTTAGTAATGCTTTTTTAAAAGAAGATAATTTTTATTTTAAAAAAGCTAGAGAAAGTTATGCTAAGAATAATATTGGTTTGACAAACTATTATTTGAATAAAATAGTAGCTAATGAGAACAAACACAGCAGGGAATTGTTAGCTAAGGCAAATTTGTTTTTCGGGTATGTAAATTATGAGAATGGTTTTTACGATCTTTCTGAATATAATTTTGATCTCTTTTTAAAAGACTATAAATATTCTCATGCTAGTTTAAGATCAGCTGAATTAAAATATCTTGTTAAGGAAAAATCAGATGCAATTTCCGCATTTAAAGAGATTAATGAATTTTCTATTTCAGGTTATGACAAAGAGATTTATGCTTTTTTAAGTAATAAACTTGGGGTAAGTCATTTAAACTTAAAATCTTTAGGATTTCTTGACAATAGCGTTTTTGACGTATTTGTCTTTAATGAGAATGTATTTGTAACTAATATATTAGGTGGGCTTTTAAGATATAATATTAAAAAAAATGATTATAGAGTTTACCTTAAAGATAAAAAAAGTATTTTTTTAAATGGTATTAGAGGTTTTGCCAATTATAATGGAGCAATTTACATTGGTGGGAAAAATGTTGTTTATTGTATAGATAGTGCTGACGGAGATTTAAAACAAATAAATACTCCTAATAATGCTGATTTTAGCAATGTGCAAACTTTGCTTGGTGTTAGAAATGGAGTATTTGTTGGTACTTTAAATTCTGGGTTATGGTTTTATGATTTAAAAAGTTGGAAAAAGGTATCACTTGGATCTAATAAAATTTCTTCAATGTGCTTTGATAGTGTGAGAAATTTATTATTAGTTGGGACGGTTGACAAGGCTATTTATAGTATCGATGTCGATAATTGGGAAAAAATTGAACATTTAGATTTTTTTAGCAAGAATGATAATGAAAAAAATATTAATTTTATAAAAGGATATAAGGATAGTTATTTTGTTGGAACATATGGTGGTGGTCTTTTTGAATTAAATTTAAGTAAAAGTAGTTATAAGAAGCATGTTATTGCTAATAATATTGATGTTAATTATTTTATGGACATGGAGATTAAAGATAAAAAGTTGTTATTTGCAACCTTTGATCATGGATTATTAATTTATGATCCCGAGAATGACAATTGGAATTATTTTGGACCTAATAACGGGCTTCTTAATTTGAATTTAATAAAAGTTTCTAGATTTGAAAATTATGTCATACTGGGTACTCTTAATAATGGCTTGGTTTTTGTAGATGAAAATATTAAAAAACAGTTATGA
- a CDS encoding LptF/LptG family permease, which produces MKILKNSYESYIITEFFKYFLITFLFFFFVFFINQILFFMRILLQNYVPFFKAFIFIIYSLPMVIALSPPFASLISVILTIHKFKIHNEILAFRSIGISIFDLLVPFFKLGIVIAFVSFISNDILLPLGSIGRLKIFNEIKEEIPHLVLKPYSSKQYGDLIFVAGEKSENGYKNVTFFDNTRLKGFDRIFIAKNLDIRKENFQVYFILSDVISIALTDNEIGFYDYFYADKMKYSIDQVTFSDGFLLNYVTPSQMSMRDVIKLIKKQNNLIADSNIKNNIEGDFLSLNFSNLYLNYLYNQNYYMDESYFFENLNYMYNLNLNFKPYQDKSMKQNLALFNLEFFQKISLPLSVLFFIFLAFSMGMYSNRKYSIILELVISIIVCVFYWVMFIGGKVYTVQYAPNPIIVTILPNLILVVGGAILFLRLLKK; this is translated from the coding sequence ATGAAAATATTAAAAAACAGTTATGAGTCTTACATAATTACTGAATTTTTTAAATATTTTTTAATTACTTTTTTATTTTTCTTTTTCGTATTTTTTATAAATCAAATTTTATTTTTTATGAGAATACTTCTTCAAAATTATGTTCCTTTTTTTAAAGCTTTTATTTTTATTATATATTCTCTTCCCATGGTGATTGCCCTTTCTCCCCCTTTTGCCTCCTTGATTTCAGTAATTCTTACTATTCATAAATTTAAGATTCACAATGAAATTTTAGCTTTTCGTTCAATTGGTATATCAATTTTTGATTTGCTTGTCCCATTTTTTAAATTGGGAATAGTTATTGCTTTTGTATCTTTTATATCTAATGATATTTTACTTCCACTTGGGTCTATTGGCAGGTTAAAAATTTTTAATGAAATAAAAGAAGAAATTCCCCATTTGGTATTAAAACCTTATTCAAGCAAACAATATGGAGATTTAATTTTTGTTGCTGGCGAGAAATCGGAAAATGGATATAAGAATGTAACTTTTTTTGATAACACTAGGCTTAAGGGATTTGATAGAATATTTATAGCAAAAAATCTTGATATTAGAAAAGAAAATTTTCAAGTTTATTTTATTTTAAGTGATGTTATATCTATTGCTTTAACAGACAATGAAATTGGATTTTATGATTATTTTTATGCAGATAAGATGAAATATTCAATCGATCAGGTTACATTTAGCGATGGTTTCTTATTAAATTATGTAACTCCTTCGCAAATGAGCATGAGAGATGTTATAAAATTAATTAAAAAGCAAAACAATTTAATTGCAGATTCAAATATAAAAAATAATATAGAAGGGGACTTTTTAAGTTTAAATTTTTCAAATCTTTATTTAAATTATTTATACAATCAAAACTATTATATGGATGAATCTTATTTTTTTGAAAATTTAAACTATATGTATAATTTAAATTTAAATTTTAAGCCTTATCAAGATAAAAGCATGAAGCAAAATTTGGCTCTTTTTAATCTTGAATTTTTTCAAAAAATTAGTTTACCACTTTCAGTTTTATTTTTCATTTTTTTGGCTTTTTCAATGGGAATGTATTCTAATAGGAAGTATTCTATTATTCTTGAGCTTGTAATTTCAATTATTGTTTGTGTTTTTTATTGGGTAATGTTTATTGGTGGAAAAGTTTATACTGTACAGTATGCACCAAATCCCATTATTGTTACTATTTTGCCTAATTTGATTTTAGTTGTTGGAGGAGCAATTCTCTTTTTGAGATTATTAAAAAAATGA
- the rbfA gene encoding 30S ribosome-binding factor RbfA produces the protein MYKDIKKFKLESLIAQEIGNLIVSRGIKDPRIHLFLTVVKVEFSKDLINAKVFIGSIKEGASLDNAVKALNNAKGFIQGEIVKRIKVRSTPKLLFVKDDSLSKSFYVNKIIEGLNTTREN, from the coding sequence ATGTATAAGGATATAAAAAAGTTCAAACTTGAGAGTTTAATTGCTCAAGAAATTGGAAATTTAATAGTAAGTAGGGGAATTAAAGATCCCAGAATTCATTTATTTTTAACTGTGGTTAAAGTAGAATTTTCAAAAGATTTAATAAATGCTAAGGTGTTTATAGGTTCAATCAAGGAAGGTGCTTCTTTAGACAATGCAGTTAAAGCTTTAAATAATGCTAAGGGATTTATTCAAGGTGAAATTGTTAAGCGAATTAAAGTTAGAAGTACTCCTAAATTATTATTTGTTAAGGATGATTCTCTTTCTAAATCATTTTATGTTAATAAGATAATTGAAGGATTAAATACTACAAGAGAGAATTAA
- a CDS encoding LptF/LptG family permease produces the protein MKIDKLFVKSIILTFVSMNLLFMLLIVLGDLFVNLLNYLEKNIGFKDILYIYYLYLPKALSDGVALSFLFAISNLIGNLSMRNEIIGLFSCGVPLTRILRPIILISAFISVVLFFFDNYLVIDTISRRDVLVKNSIGNSGSSDKTIIIRDLAREIYNIKSYDIDENTFSNLMIIIKDSKDEFKTRYDINKAEWRDNKWKLYGIREFVKVGKKIQENSYDFLDGTGIVKLEPDYIRTVMLSSKALNFTKLINWISFLKSEHLNYSDALLDLLNRIFFSFRLILLSFTVGFIALALKKNIFMLSLLNSIAFAVVYVISVVIFNFLADLGYLHIYIASSFTTIFFLIINFFVYRIVRK, from the coding sequence ATGAAAATAGATAAGCTTTTTGTAAAAAGCATCATTCTTACTTTTGTATCTATGAACTTGCTTTTTATGCTTTTAATTGTGCTTGGTGATTTATTTGTCAATCTTCTAAATTATCTTGAAAAAAATATTGGTTTTAAGGACATTCTTTATATTTATTATTTGTATTTACCAAAAGCTCTCTCAGATGGAGTGGCTCTGTCTTTTCTTTTTGCCATTTCGAATCTTATTGGCAATCTTTCTATGAGAAATGAAATAATAGGTCTTTTTAGTTGTGGAGTTCCGCTTACTAGGATATTAAGACCAATCATTTTAATTAGTGCATTTATTTCAGTTGTTCTTTTCTTTTTTGACAATTATTTAGTAATAGATACTATATCAAGAAGAGATGTTCTTGTTAAGAATAGTATCGGCAATAGTGGATCTAGTGATAAAACTATAATAATCAGAGATCTTGCCAGAGAGATTTATAATATTAAATCTTATGATATTGACGAGAATACTTTTTCTAACTTAATGATTATAATTAAAGACAGTAAAGATGAGTTTAAAACAAGGTATGACATAAATAAAGCTGAATGGAGAGATAATAAATGGAAGCTTTATGGTATTAGAGAGTTTGTTAAGGTTGGTAAAAAAATTCAGGAGAATTCCTACGATTTTCTTGATGGTACAGGAATTGTTAAGCTAGAGCCTGATTATATAAGAACTGTTATGCTTTCATCAAAAGCATTAAATTTTACTAAACTTATTAATTGGATAAGTTTTCTCAAAAGTGAGCATTTAAATTATTCTGATGCATTGCTTGATTTGCTAAATAGAATATTTTTTTCATTTAGATTGATTCTTCTTAGCTTTACTGTTGGATTTATTGCTCTTGCTCTTAAAAAAAATATTTTTATGCTCAGTTTATTAAATAGCATTGCGTTTGCTGTTGTTTATGTTATTTCTGTTGTAATTTTTAATTTTTTAGCGGATCTTGGTTATTTACATATATATATAGCAAGCTCTTTTACAACTATATTTTTTTTGATTATCAATTTTTTTGTTTATAGGATTGTTAGGAAATAA
- the infB gene encoding translation initiation factor IF-2: protein MPKNIDDIKNEDGKKIKIIKLKKKVVKIVTHSDLGSKNNSNSSIDLHKHNNKAEYSQDRDNRAGGYSQNRDNRTGGYSQNRDNRTGGYSQNRDNRTGGYSQNRDNRTGGYSQNRDNRTGGYLQNRDNRTGGYLQNRDNRTGGYLQSRGNRAGGYAQNRDALASQYQGFAKKTYVAKNSFQNKNTTSMSFRRVIKPKVSSIVNSPSSADSENSKELNRKLGEKKKQQQESQKSYKRKKAETESKTIEQKVFEQLQKKKRDNLANPIPKSIDIMGSITVSDLARKMNLKSSDLIAKLMGLGVMVTINEKIDSDTATILVEEYGSKVNVVSIYDETVIEEEVEDQSKRIEKPPVITIMGHVDHGKTRLLSVLQNVDINQTESGGITQHIGAYTIVYNGREITFLDTPGHEAFTVMRSRGAQVTDIVVLVVSAIDGVMPQTIEAINHAKEANVPIIVAINKIDLPDSNPDKIKHQLSEYNLIPEDWGGDTIFVLISALKNIGISDLLDMILLQSDMMLLKANPSKRAIGKVLDAKIDLGRGIVCSVIIEDGTLYVGDSFVGGACYGKVKALISDKGASVKSVGPAKAISVLGFSSMPQAGDPFQVTKTEKEAKLISSKRQDLKKYESSKNVKKVTMLNLYDSIKEGTLKELKIILKADVQGSVEALKNSLEKLTNDEVRVRVVHSSVGVITETDISFASASDAIVIGFHVRPTAKAQVFADQEKVEIRKYNVIYDVISDVKSVLEGMLEPDVEQQFIGFAEVRAVINVPKVGVIAGCYVSRGVIKRDAITNVMRDGLQIHSGKISSLKRFKDDVKEVAEQYECGVMIDNYANIKEGDIIEAFEIKKVKKSFKT, encoded by the coding sequence TTGCCGAAAAATATTGATGATATTAAAAATGAAGATGGTAAAAAAATTAAGATTATTAAATTAAAAAAGAAGGTGGTAAAAATTGTAACACATAGCGATTTGGGCAGCAAAAATAATTCAAATAGTTCTATTGATTTGCATAAGCACAACAACAAAGCTGAATATTCACAAGATAGAGACAATAGAGCTGGTGGATATTCACAAAACAGAGATAACAGAACTGGTGGATATTCGCAAAACAGAGATAACAGAACTGGTGGATATTCACAAAACAGAGATAACAGAACTGGTGGATATTCGCAAAACAGAGATAACAGAACTGGTGGATATTCACAAAACAGAGATAATAGAACCGGTGGATATTTACAAAACAGAGATAATAGAACCGGTGGATATTTACAAAACAGAGATAATAGAACCGGTGGATATTTGCAAAGCAGGGGAAATAGAGCTGGCGGATATGCGCAAAACAGAGATGCTTTAGCTTCTCAATATCAAGGTTTTGCAAAGAAAACATATGTTGCTAAAAATAGCTTTCAGAATAAAAATACTACTTCCATGTCTTTTAGAAGAGTTATAAAACCCAAAGTTTCCTCTATTGTTAACAGTCCATCTTCAGCAGATTCTGAGAATAGCAAAGAGTTAAATCGTAAGCTTGGTGAGAAGAAAAAACAACAACAAGAAAGTCAAAAAAGCTATAAGAGGAAAAAAGCAGAAACTGAAAGCAAAACAATTGAACAAAAGGTTTTTGAACAACTTCAAAAAAAGAAAAGAGATAATTTGGCTAATCCCATTCCAAAATCAATTGATATTATGGGCAGTATTACTGTTTCTGATCTTGCAAGAAAGATGAATTTAAAATCTTCTGATTTGATTGCTAAATTAATGGGTTTGGGTGTAATGGTGACTATTAATGAAAAGATAGATTCTGATACAGCAACTATTTTGGTTGAAGAATATGGTTCAAAAGTTAATGTTGTTTCTATTTATGATGAAACGGTTATAGAAGAAGAAGTTGAAGATCAAAGCAAAAGAATTGAAAAACCACCTGTTATTACAATAATGGGGCATGTTGACCATGGTAAAACCAGGCTACTTTCTGTGCTTCAAAATGTAGATATAAATCAAACAGAATCCGGGGGTATTACTCAACATATTGGAGCCTATACTATTGTTTACAATGGCAGGGAAATAACATTTTTAGATACTCCTGGTCATGAAGCTTTTACCGTGATGAGAAGTCGTGGAGCTCAAGTTACAGATATTGTTGTTCTTGTTGTGTCGGCAATTGATGGTGTTATGCCTCAAACTATTGAGGCTATTAATCATGCAAAAGAAGCAAATGTTCCGATTATTGTTGCTATAAATAAGATTGATTTGCCAGATTCAAATCCTGATAAGATTAAACATCAGCTTTCAGAATATAACTTGATACCTGAGGATTGGGGAGGAGACACTATTTTTGTATTGATTTCTGCTCTTAAAAATATAGGAATTTCTGACCTTCTTGATATGATTCTTTTGCAGTCAGATATGATGTTATTAAAGGCAAACCCATCTAAAAGAGCGATTGGGAAAGTGCTTGATGCAAAGATTGATTTGGGACGGGGAATAGTTTGTTCTGTTATTATTGAGGATGGAACTCTTTATGTGGGAGATTCTTTTGTGGGTGGAGCGTGCTATGGCAAAGTTAAGGCATTAATTAGTGACAAGGGCGCTTCTGTTAAGAGCGTTGGACCCGCTAAGGCTATTAGTGTTTTAGGATTTTCTTCAATGCCTCAGGCCGGAGATCCTTTTCAAGTGACTAAAACTGAAAAAGAAGCAAAATTGATTAGTTCTAAAAGACAAGATCTTAAAAAATATGAATCTTCTAAAAATGTAAAGAAAGTTACCATGTTAAATCTTTATGATTCAATAAAAGAAGGAACGCTTAAAGAGCTTAAAATAATTTTAAAAGCAGATGTTCAAGGTTCAGTTGAAGCTTTAAAGAATTCTCTTGAAAAATTAACAAATGATGAGGTTCGAGTAAGAGTTGTGCACTCATCAGTAGGTGTAATAACTGAAACAGATATTAGCTTTGCTTCAGCAAGTGATGCTATTGTTATTGGATTCCATGTAAGACCCACTGCAAAAGCTCAGGTATTTGCAGATCAGGAAAAAGTTGAGATTAGAAAGTATAATGTTATTTATGATGTTATAAGCGATGTTAAATCAGTTCTTGAGGGAATGCTTGAGCCAGATGTTGAGCAGCAGTTTATTGGCTTTGCTGAAGTGAGGGCTGTAATCAATGTCCCTAAAGTTGGGGTAATAGCTGGTTGCTATGTTTCTAGGGGGGTAATAAAACGAGATGCGATTACTAATGTGATGAGAGATGGTTTACAAATTCATTCTGGTAAAATATCATCTTTAAAACGATTTAAAGATGACGTTAAAGAAGTTGCTGAGCAATATGAGTGTGGTGTTATGATTGATAACTATGCTAATATTAAAGAAGGAGATATAATTGAAGCATTTGAGATAAAAAAGGTAAAAAAATCTTTTAAAACTTAG
- the rpsO gene encoding 30S ribosomal protein S15, translated as MIDKKQKQKIVSEFGKNESDTGSVGVQIALITGRIKYLTEHLKTNKKDHSSKRGLLKLVGQRRSLLRYYQKKDLEAYRMLISKLGLRK; from the coding sequence ATGATAGATAAAAAGCAAAAACAAAAAATAGTTTCTGAATTTGGGAAAAATGAAAGCGATACTGGTTCTGTTGGTGTTCAAATTGCACTTATTACAGGTAGAATAAAGTATTTAACTGAACATTTAAAGACAAATAAAAAAGACCATAGTTCAAAAAGGGGCTTGTTAAAGTTGGTAGGGCAAAGACGAAGTTTGTTGCGTTATTACCAAAAAAAAGATTTAGAAGCTTATAGAATGTTGATATCTAAACTTGGTCTTAGAAAATAA
- the truB gene encoding tRNA pseudouridine(55) synthase TruB codes for MKNGFLLINKEQGKTSFKTLSPIKKYFNTNRVGHAGTLDKFASGILIVLIGKYTKLSSYFTSLDKEYVADFRFGLETDTLDPNGRIVRKTDYIPNLEDIALKLKDFVGEIYQSPPRFSSVHIDGSRAYKLALNGKYFEIKKRRVNVYDIQILSYDFSSSLLSLKINCSKGTYIRSIARDLSCSLNSCAYVSNLKRTKVGMFRLKDSTLCENLSKASLITLESLNFFEKVYIDSSKINLVRNGGYIEIQININEFKVLKSREGEILSVIQGIGLNKYKYVIMF; via the coding sequence TTGAAAAATGGATTCCTTTTGATTAATAAAGAACAAGGTAAAACTTCTTTTAAAACTCTTTCCCCTATAAAAAAATATTTTAATACAAATCGTGTTGGGCATGCTGGTACGCTTGATAAGTTTGCAAGTGGAATTTTGATTGTTCTTATAGGAAAATATACAAAGCTTTCAAGCTATTTTACTTCTTTAGATAAAGAGTATGTAGCAGACTTTAGATTTGGATTAGAAACAGATACTCTTGATCCAAATGGAAGGATAGTTCGTAAAACAGATTATATTCCTAATTTAGAGGATATAGCTTTAAAGCTTAAAGATTTTGTTGGAGAGATTTATCAAAGTCCCCCTAGATTTTCTTCTGTTCATATTGATGGTAGTAGGGCTTATAAACTTGCTTTAAATGGAAAATATTTTGAAATCAAAAAACGAAGAGTAAATGTTTATGATATTCAAATATTAAGTTATGATTTTAGCTCTTCTTTGCTTAGTTTAAAAATTAACTGTTCAAAAGGTACTTATATTAGGAGTATTGCAAGAGATTTGTCTTGTTCTTTAAATTCTTGTGCTTATGTTAGTAATTTAAAAAGAACTAAGGTAGGCATGTTTCGCTTAAAAGATTCTACATTGTGTGAAAATTTAAGTAAAGCTTCCTTGATTACTCTAGAATCTTTAAACTTTTTTGAAAAAGTTTACATTGATTCTAGCAAGATAAATCTTGTTAGAAACGGGGGTTACATTGAAATTCAAATTAATATTAATGAATTTAAGGTTTTAAAATCTAGAGAAGGGGAAATATTATCGGTTATTCAAGGAATAGGTTTAAATAAATATAAATATGTTATTATGTTTTAG
- the pnp gene encoding polyribonucleotide nucleotidyltransferase encodes MRKILKLKIGRDELVFETGFMAKQANGSVLATYGGSSVLATVCCSSNVREDLDFVPLSVEYNEKYYAAGKIPGGFIKREGKPKDKEILVSRLIDRPMRPLFDKRFGREIQVIPTTLATDQLNPPDIVGMNAAFTAVFLSDIPFNGPIAAVRMVYLDGKFIVNPSFEEIHDSDLDIVVAGSLNGITMVEGGANEVSEDILLAAIDGAHEYIKQICNAQKEFLDIVGKKEKLPLAFEEKIFEFKEELRDFIYAELKEACFVKGKLNRDKAITLLRNKSHDHFSSLDKLTESNESLFHKAFDDFEKEIVRNSILNDKIRTDGRAPNEIRDIIAEVDILNRTHGSALFTRGETQALAVTTLGTSIDEQIMDDIDGDKRLNFMLHYNFPPFSVGETGRLMTGRREIGHGHLAQRSLESMVPGKNDFPYTIRVVSEILESNGSSSMATVCAGSMSLMSAGVPVKRQVAGIAMGLISEGDQYVVLSDILGEEDHLGDMDFKVAGTKNGITGFQMDIKIENVTKHLMRDALEQARIGRIHILSIMNTVISDSRVGISKYAPKIVQLQIDIDKISLVIGSTGKTVKAITDEFEVKVQIEQNGKIILFGDDDFKMQKAKERIESIVREPKVGEIYEGTVKKINSFGAFIELTPTKEGFLSTRLKSRDNKYGSGRFVNGNGYSRFGGGTDNIRGNAGLVRPPKLEEGQRIKVRIIDIDKFGKIDLGIVRDKDC; translated from the coding sequence TTGAGGAAAATATTAAAGTTGAAAATAGGTAGAGACGAGTTAGTTTTTGAAACGGGATTTATGGCTAAGCAGGCTAATGGATCTGTTCTTGCAACTTATGGAGGATCTTCGGTTCTTGCGACTGTTTGTTGTTCAAGCAATGTAAGAGAAGATTTAGATTTTGTTCCTCTTTCTGTTGAGTATAATGAGAAATATTATGCGGCTGGCAAGATTCCAGGGGGATTTATTAAAAGAGAAGGAAAGCCAAAGGATAAAGAAATACTTGTTTCTAGGTTAATAGATAGGCCAATGAGACCTCTTTTTGATAAAAGATTTGGTCGAGAAATTCAAGTAATTCCTACTACTTTAGCTACAGATCAGCTTAATCCTCCTGATATTGTTGGGATGAATGCTGCTTTTACGGCAGTTTTTTTGTCAGACATTCCGTTTAATGGTCCAATTGCAGCTGTTAGAATGGTTTATTTGGATGGCAAGTTTATAGTAAACCCTTCTTTTGAAGAGATTCATGATTCTGATCTTGATATTGTTGTTGCAGGGAGTTTGAATGGAATTACAATGGTAGAAGGTGGTGCTAATGAAGTTAGTGAGGATATTTTACTAGCAGCAATAGATGGTGCACATGAATATATTAAGCAAATTTGCAATGCTCAAAAAGAATTTTTAGATATTGTAGGCAAGAAGGAAAAACTTCCTTTAGCTTTTGAAGAAAAAATATTTGAATTTAAAGAGGAGCTTAGGGATTTTATTTATGCTGAGCTTAAAGAAGCCTGTTTTGTTAAAGGGAAGCTTAATAGAGATAAAGCTATAACATTGCTGCGAAATAAATCTCATGACCATTTTTCTTCTCTTGATAAGCTAACGGAGAGCAATGAATCTCTTTTTCATAAAGCTTTTGATGATTTTGAAAAGGAGATTGTTAGAAATTCTATTCTTAACGATAAGATTAGGACAGACGGTCGAGCTCCTAATGAGATAAGAGATATTATTGCTGAAGTTGATATTTTAAATAGAACACATGGATCTGCGCTTTTTACAAGAGGAGAGACACAAGCTTTAGCAGTGACTACTCTTGGTACAAGCATTGATGAGCAAATAATGGATGATATTGATGGTGATAAGCGTCTTAATTTTATGCTTCATTACAACTTCCCCCCATTTTCAGTTGGAGAGACTGGCAGGCTTATGACTGGTAGGCGTGAGATTGGACATGGTCATTTAGCTCAAAGGTCTTTAGAATCAATGGTCCCTGGAAAAAACGATTTTCCATATACTATTAGGGTAGTTTCTGAGATTTTGGAGTCTAACGGATCTTCTTCAATGGCTACTGTTTGCGCCGGTAGCATGTCTTTAATGTCTGCAGGGGTTCCTGTTAAAAGACAAGTCGCAGGAATAGCTATGGGTCTTATTAGTGAAGGGGATCAATATGTAGTTTTAAGTGATATTCTTGGAGAAGAAGATCATTTAGGTGATATGGACTTTAAAGTAGCTGGTACAAAAAATGGAATTACTGGATTTCAAATGGATATTAAGATTGAAAATGTTACTAAACATTTAATGAGAGATGCTCTTGAGCAGGCAAGAATAGGTAGGATACATATACTGTCTATTATGAATACTGTAATTTCTGATTCAAGAGTTGGTATATCTAAGTATGCTCCCAAAATTGTTCAACTTCAAATTGATATTGACAAGATATCCCTTGTAATAGGATCTACCGGAAAAACCGTTAAGGCCATAACAGATGAATTTGAAGTTAAGGTTCAGATTGAACAAAATGGGAAAATTATTCTTTTCGGTGATGATGATTTTAAGATGCAAAAAGCTAAAGAAAGAATAGAGAGCATTGTAAGGGAGCCAAAGGTAGGTGAAATTTATGAAGGAACTGTTAAAAAGATTAATAGTTTTGGAGCTTTTATTGAACTTACTCCTACAAAGGAAGGATTTTTAAGCACTCGCTTGAAATCCAGAGATAACAAGTATGGTTCTGGAAGATTTGTAAACGGCAATGGATATTCTAGGTTTGGTGGTGGTACAGATAATATAAGGGGTAATGCGGGATTAGTTAGACCTCCAAAGTTAGAAGAAGGGCAGCGAATTAAAGTTAGAATAATTGATATAGATAAGTTTGGGAAAATTGATCTTGGAATTGTTAGAGATAAAGATTGTTAA